The Ferrimonas balearica DSM 9799 genome includes the window CTGCTGCTCCAGCTGGGTGAGGAAGTCGGTGGCCCCCTGAGACAGGGCACGCAGCTCGTCCAGCTCGGCGTTGTAGCCCTCGGCCAGTACGCCGCCATCGCGGATCACCACCGGCGGGTTGTCTTTGATGGCGCGGGTCAGCAGGTCGAGCTGCTCCGGGAATTCCCCCAGTTGATTGTGCAGTTGTGCCAGCTGGCGGCCGGGCAGCTCGGCCAGCAGTTCACGCAGTTGCGGCAACTGACCAAGGGCCTGGCGCAAGCGGGTCAGGTCACGGGGGCGGGCGCTGCGCAGGGCGAGGCGGGCCAGTACCCGTTCGAGGTCACCCACCGGCTTGAGCAGCTCAGCCAGATCCAGATAAGCGGTTTGATCTTTCAGGCAGGCCACGCTGTCGAGTCGGCCCTCCAGCACGCTGCGCTGGGTCAGGGGCTGGTGCAGCCAGCGTTTCAGCAGGCGTGAGCCCATCGCGGTGGTGGTGCGGTCCAGTACCGCCGCCAGCGTGTTGTCGAAGCCCCCGGCCAGGTTTTGGGTCAGCTCCAGGTTTCGACGGGTGGCCGCATCCAGCACGATGGCGCTGCCGTCCTGCTCTTTCACCAGAGCGCGAATGTGGGGCAGGGCGGTGCGCTGGGTGTCTTTGACGTACTGCATCAGGCAGCCAGCGGCGCACAGGGCGCGCTCCGCCTGCTCAACCCCGAAACCGGTCAGGTCGCGGGTGCCGAACTGTTCATTCAGCAGGGCCCGGGCGGTGCCCAGTTCAAACTCCCACTCCGGGCGACGGCGGCAGCCCTTGAGGTGGTCGATCAGGTCCATGCGGGGGAACAGTTCCGGGTAAAGCAACTCGGCGGGGCGGGTGCGTTGCAGTTCCGCCTGCAGCGCTTCGTCGTCCGCCAGTTCATTCACCACAAAGCGACCGGAGGCGATGTCGAGAGTGGCGTAACCGTATTGGCCGCGGGACTCGTAGACCGCCGCCAACAGGTTGTCCTGGCGCTCCTGCAACAGGGCTTCATCGGTCACCGTGCCGGGAGTGACGATGCGCACCACCTGGCGTTCCACCGGACCTTTGCTGGTGGCCGGGTCGCCAATCTGCTCACAGATGGCGACGGATACGCCTTGCTGTACCAGTCGGGCGAGGTAGCCTTCCACCGCGTGGTAGGGGACACCGGCCATCGGGATGGGATCACCGGCGGCGTGGCCGCGGGCGGTCAGGGAGATGTCGAGCAGTTCGGCGGCTCGCTTGGCGTCGTCAAAGAACAGCTCGTAGAAGTCCCCCATCCGATAAAACAGCAGGACGTCGGGGTGCTGGGCCTTGATGGTCAGGTACTGACGCATCATTGGGGTGTGCTGTTCCAAGTTGGCCGGGCTGCGCTGGGTCACGAGGTCTCCTGAAGACGAAAGAAAGCTAGCCCGCTATGATACCCAAATTTGCCGCTGACGCAGGGCCGGACGAGGGAAAATTTGCCCCGCCGGCGCATTTGCTGAGCCACCAGGGTTGATACTGTATGATTGTACAGTATACTACTGGCATTACATCGAATCCTGTCGCCGCCAAGGCATCTTTTCTGGAGCTTGAAATGGACGAGAACAAAAAACGCGCCCTAAGTGCCGCACTGGGTCAAATCGAGAAGCAGTTTGGCAAAGGGTCCATCATGCGTCTTGGCGATGCGACCACTCTGGACATTGAATCTGTATCCACCGGCTCCCTGGGCCTGGATATCGCCCTGGGCATTGGCGGCCTGCCGTACGGCCGTATCGTTGAGATTTACGGTCCGGAATCTTCCGGTAAAACCACGCTGACCCTTCAGGTGATTGCCGAAGCGCAGAAACAGGGCAAAACCTGTGCGTTTGTCGATGCGGAACACGCCCTGGATCCGGTTTACGCCGCCAAGCTGGGCGTTAACGTCGAAGAGCTGCTGGTGTCCCAGCCGGATACCGGTGAACAGGCGCTGGAGATCTGCGACATGCTGGTGCGTTCCGGTGCCGTTGATGTGGTGATTGTTGACTCCGTGGCTGCCCTGACTCCGAAGGCGGAGATCGAAGGTGAGATGGGTGACTCCCACGTGGGCCTGCAGGCGCGTCTGATGTCCCAGGCACTGCGTAAGCTGACCGCCAACATTAAGCGCTCCAACACCCTGTGCGTGTTCATTAACCAGATCCGTATGAAGATCGGTGTGATGTTCGGCAGCCCGGAAACCACCACCGGTGGTAACGCGCTCAAGTTCTACGCCTCCGTTCGTTTGGACATCCGCCGTATTGGTGCGGTGAAAGACGGTGACGAGGTGGTGGGTAACGAAACCCGCGTTAAAGTGGTGAAGAACAAGGTTTCCCCGCCGTTCAAACAGGCTGAATTCCAGATTCTGTACGGTGAAGGCACCTCCAAAGAGGGTGAGCTGATCGACCTGGGTGTACAGCAGAAGCTGATCGAGAAGTCTGGCGCCTGGTACAGCTATCAGGGCGAGAAGATCGGCCAGGGTAAAGCCAACAGCATCCGCTTCCTGAAAGAGAACGTGGCCATTGCCAACGAGATCGAGAAGCTGCTGCGTGACCGTCTGCTGCTGAAGGCTGCACCGCAAGCCGAAGACGAAGACGAAGTTGAGGCGCCGGAGCTGGGCTAATCGGCCATGGCAAAAGCGTCACAGGACCGGGACCCGGTCGCTGCTGCGGTGGGACTGTTGTCCCGCCGCGATCATAGCCGCGAGGAGTTAAAGCAAAAGCTGCGCTCCCGCGGCTTTGTCGTTTCCGATATCGATAAAGCCATCGCCCGGGTGGACGATTGGGGCTACCTCAATGACGCTCGCTTCGCCGAAGGCTTTGTCCGTTACCGTTCTGCCCGTGGTCTTGGCCCCATCCGGCTGGCCAACGAACTGCGTGAACGCGGCGTCGCGGCGGAGCTGATCCGCCAGACCCTGGCCGAAGCCGAACAGGACTGGTTCGAGCTTTGCGCCGACCTGTGCCAACGCAAATTTGGCACCGCTCCCCCCTCCGATTTCAAGGCTCGGGCCAAGGTACAACGCTACCTGGCTTACCGGGGCTTCGACATGGAACAGATCCGCTACGCTCTGGAGAGCCTGCACAGCTGACCGGAAAATAGGCCAAACCGTGGATTATCTGCGGCCATGGTGCTGGTTTGAGCAGGAGTGTTGCGGATATAATTGGCCGTTTACACGGCTTGCCGGCGGTCGCCGGCGCTCACTGTCAGTTTTTTCAGGATGACCTCATGCACATGACCACCGCCGAGATCCGGACCGCGTTCCTGGAGTATTTCCGTTCTCAAGGCCACGAAGTGGTGGCATCCAGCTCGCTGGTGCCGCACAACGATCCCACTCTGCTGTTCACCAATGCCGGTATGAACCAGTTTAAGGATTGCTTCCTTGGTGCAGAACAACGGGCATACACCCGCGCGACCACGGCACAGCGTTGCGTACGTGCTGGCGGTAAGCACAACGACCTGGAAAACGTTGGCTTTACTGCCCGTCACCACACCTTCTTCGAAATGCTGGGTAACTTCAGCTTTGGCGACTACTTCAAGCATGACGCCATCAAGTTTGCCTGGCAGTTCCTGACCGAAGTGCTGCAGCTGCCGAAAGATAAGCTGTGTGTCACCGTGTACCACACTGACGACGAAGCCTTCGACATCTGGAACAAAGAGATCGGCATCGCCGCGGAAAACATCATCCGCATCGGTGACAAGCCCGGCAAACCGGCTTACACCTCTGACAACTTCTGGCAGATGGGTGACACCGGCCCGTGCGGCCCCTGCACCGAGATCTTCTACGACCACGGCGACCACATCTGGGGCGGCCGTCCGGGCACCCCGGAAGAGGACGGTGATCGCTTTATCGAGATCTGGAACATCGTGTTCATGCAGTTTAACCGTCACGCTGACGGCACCATGGACCCGCTGCCGAAGCCGTCCGTGGATACCGGTATGGGCATTGAGCGTGTGGCGGCCATTATGCAGGGCGGCCACTCCAACTATGACATCGACATCTTCCAGCGCCTGATCAAAAAAGCCGCTGAGATCACCGGTACCACCGATCTCGACAACAAATCCCTGCGCGTTGTGGCGGACCATATCCGCTCCTGCGCCTACCTGATCGTGGATGGCGTGATGCCCTCCAACGAAGGTCGCGGCTACGTGCTGCGCCGCATTATCCGTCGCGCCGTTCGTCACGGTCGCAAACTGGGCGCCAACGACACCTTCTTCTTCAAGCTGGTGGGTGAACTGGCTGACGTGATGGGCGCTGCCGGTGAAGAACTGAAACAGCAGCAGGCCATTGTTGAGAAAGTGCTGCGCATCGAGGAGGAGGGCTTTGCCCGTACTCTGGAGCGCGGTATGCAGCTGCTGAACGAGGCACTGGATAACCTCGACGGCGACGTACTGGACGGCGCCACCGTATTTAAGCTGTACGACACCTACGGCTTCCCGGCTGACCTGACCAACGACGTGGCCCGCGAGCGCGGCTTTAGCATCGACGAAGATGGCTTCGAAGTGGAGATGGAGCAGCAGCGCCAGCGTGCTCGTGACGCCGGTCAGTTTGGTACCGACTACTCCAAAGTGGTCAGCATCGACAGCGACAGCGTGTTCACCGGTTACGACCGCACTGACGACCAGGGCAAAGTTGTGGCCATCCTGGTGGAAGGCAACGAAGTGGACAGTCTGATGGGCGAGCGTGGCACTGATGCTGTGCTGGTTCTGGATCAGTCCCCGTTCTACGCCGAGTCCGGTGGTCAGGTGGGTGACACCGGTGTGATCCGCTGCGGTGATGCTGAATTTGAAGTGACCGACACCCAGAAGCTGGGTAACGCCATTGCCCACAAGGGTAAGTTGGTGAGCGGTGCGTTCCAGCGCGGTGACGCGGTAGCGGCCGAAGTGGACGCCAGCCGTCGTGATGCCATCCGCCTGAACCACTCTGCGACCCACCTGCTGCACGCTGCCCTGCGCAACCTGCTGGGTGACCACGTGACCCAGAAGGGTTCACTGGTTATGGCGGACCGCCTGCGCTTCGACTTCTCCCACTTCGAAGGCGTGAGCCGTGACGAGCTGGTGGCGATCGAAAATCAGGTGAACGAGCAGATCCGCGCCAACCACAGCATCGACACTGAGCTGATGGACATCGAAGCGGCTAAGGCCCGCGGTGCCATGGCGCTGTTTGGTGAGAAGTATGATGACCAGGTGCGGGTACTGGCGATGGGCGACTACTCCATCGAGCTGTGTGGCGGTATTCACGCCAAGCGCACCGGTGATATCGGCTTCTTCAAGATCGTTTCTGAAGGCGGCATCGCCGCTGGCATCCGCCGTATTGAAGCGGTAACCGGCAACGGCGCTGTGGCGTTCGCCCGCAGCCAGGAAAACCAGCTGCTGGAAACCGCGGCGCTGGTTAAAGGTGATGCTCAGAGCGTCGCTTCTAAGGTCAAGGGGCTGTTGGACAAGAACCGACAGCTGGAGAAAGAACTGGAGCAGCTGAAGCAGAAACTGGCTTCCGCAGCCAGTGCCAACCTGGTCGACAGCGCCGTGGATATGGGCGGTGTGAAGGTCCTGATCAGCCAACTGGAAAACGCCGACAGCAAAGCGCTGCGCGGCATGGTGGATGACCTCAAGAACCAGATGGGCAGCGGCATTGTTCTGCTGGGCAACGTGGCCGACGGTAAAGTGGGCCTGATTGCCGGTGTCACCAAAGACCTGACCGGCAAAGTCAAAGCCGGTGAGCTGGTGAACCTGGTGGCCCAGCAGGTCGGCGGTAAAGGTGGCGGTCGTCCCGATATGGCGATGGCTGGCGGCACCGATGCTGCGGCCCTGCCGGCGGCACTGGAAGCAGCCAAAGCCTGGCTGGCTGACAAGCTGTAATTGGACGCGTCTGTGGCCCTTTTTGTACAGAAATTTGGCGGAACCTCGGTGGGCTCATTCGAGCGCATCGAGGCCGTCGCGGACCGGATCGCCCGCAGCGCCCGAGCCGGCCACCAGTTGGTGGTGGTGCTCTCGGCGATGGCGGGTGAAACCAACCGATTGTTGTCGCTGGCCAAGCAGGTCGCGGCAACACCATGCCCCCGTGAGCTGGATATGCTGGTCAGCACCGGTGAGCAGATCTCCATCGCCTTGATGGCGATGGCGCTGCATAAGCGGGGACTCAAAGCCCAGTCATTGCTGGGTGAACAGGTGGGCATCGTCACTGATGGTCGCCATGGCCGTGCCCGTATTCGCGAAGTGCAGACCGAGCGGATGCAGGCGATGCTGGCGTATGGGATCATTCCTATCGTGGCGGGCTTTCAGGGTCGTTGCCTGGACAACCAGGTGACAACACTGGGGCGGGGTGGTTCTGACACCACCGCCGTGGCGATTGCCGCTGCATTGAAGGCCGACGAGTGCCAGATCTTTACCGATGTGGATGGCGTGTACACCACCGATCCCCGGGTGGAACCCAAGGCGCGCAAGATGGACAACATCACCTTTGAGGAGATGTTGGAACTCTCCAGTCTTGGGGCAAAAGTACTGCAGATCCGCTCAGTAGAGTATGCTGGTCGTTACAACGTACCGTTGCGGGTGCTCTCCAGCTTCCGCGATGGTGAAGGCACCTTGATCACCTATGAGGAGAATGCCATGAACGCCCCTGTGGTTTCCGGTATTGCTTTCAGCCGTGATGAGGCCAGCCTGACTCTGGTCGGCGTGCCGGATGCGGCCAATGTGGCGGCCACCATTTTGGCCCCCATCGGCGATGCCGGAATCGACGTCGACATGATCGTTCAGAATGCCACGGGGGATGGTAAAGCGGATTTCACCTTTACCGTGGCTCGGAATGATCTGGATCAGGCTCAAGCGCTGTTGGCGCCGGTGTTACCCCAGTTGGGGGTGGCGGCGCTACGCAGCGATGATACGCTGTGCAAGGTGTCCGTGGTTGGCGTAGGGATGAAAAACCATTCCGGCGTGGCCAGCCAGATGTTCCAGACTCTGGGGCAGGAAGGGATCAGTATCGCCCTGATCGCCACATCCGAGATTAAAATCTCCGTGGCCATCGATGAGAAGTATCTGGAGTTGGCGGTCCGCAGCCTTCACCAGTCATTTAATCTGGCTGGCGAAGAGTAAATCCCTTCGGTGGCTATAGATTTAATCTGGTCTAACTTTATAATACTGCTGAAAGATTCAAACGCCGCTGCGGAATGAGTTGGAGATAGAGGAGCAATAGAATGCTGATTTTGACTCGCCGTGTTGGCGAAACCTTGATGATTGGTGACGAAGTCACTGTTACCGTCCTGGGTGTGAAAGGTAACCAGGTACGTATCGGCGTGAACGCTCCTAAAGAGGTTTCTGTTCATCGCGAAGAGATTTACATGCGCATCCAGGCCGAGAAAGACGGCGGCGCTGCCCCCAGCGGCAACTTCTGATTTGAAAAGACCGGCCAAGCGCCGGTTTTTTTCTGCCTGTACGTCACTTCCTGCAACGCCCTCCTTCAACTTTTTTCCGCTATCTGGCCAGTTTTTGACGGCAAATTCACCGCTTTGTGACCGCCTTGCCACCACCTTGATGGAAATCCGTTCAAACGCGTTCCTGGCCCAGAAAAAGCGTTTGACTTATTTCCCTTAGCCCGTAATATACGCCCCACGAAACGGTGAGGTGGCCGAGTGGCTGAAGGCGCGCCCCTGCTAAGGGCGTATACCGACAGGTATCGAGGGTTCGAATCCCTCCCTCACCGCCATTGCGCGTCCGTAGCTCAGCTGGATAGAGTACCTGGCTACGAACCAGGCGGTCGGAGGTTCGAATCCTCCCGGACGCGCCACTTTTATCAGGAGCCGCGCAGAGCGCGGCTTCTTGGTTTTCAAAGGACGAAAACCCACACCCAATTACGCATCCGTAGCTCAGCTGGATAGAGTACCTGGCTACGAACCAGGCGGTCGGAGGTTCGAATCCTCCCGGATGCGCCATCTTCCTCGTCGGCTTAGCCGAGCGACAGTGCTGATACTGCCATGGATGCGGTCAGGCACTATACTTCGCCACCAGTGCGAGACCCAAGTTTGATGTGCGTCCGTAGCTCAGCTGGATAGAGTACCTGGCTACGAACCAGGCGGTCGGAGGTTCGAATCCTCCCGGACGCGCCATCTTCTTAACCCCAAGTGGCAGGGGCAAAAGCCACACCGATGCGCGTCCGTAGCTCAGCTGGATAGAGTACCTGGCTACGAACCAGGCGGTCGGAGGTTCGAATCCTCCCGGACGCGCCATTTTACTTGAAGGTCGGATTTCCGGCCTTCGCGCGGAGCGCTACGGCGCTCAGGCGGCGCAAGCCAAACTGTTGGCTTGCTCTATCCGCCTTCCCCCTCCCGGACGCGCCATCTTCAACCCCAAGTGGCAGGGGCAATTGCTGCACCGATGCGCGTCCGTAGCTCAGCTGGATAGAGTACCTGGCTACGAACCAGGCGGTCGGAGGTTCGAATCCTCCCGGACGCGCCATTTTACTTGAAGGTCGGATTTCCGGCCTTCGCGCGGAGCGCTACGGCGCTCAGGCGGCGCAAGCCAAACTGTTGGCTTGCTCTATCCGCCTTCCCCCTCCCGGACGCGCCATCTTCAACCCCAAGTGGCAGGGGCAAAAGCCACACCGATGCGCGTCCGTAGCTCAGCTGGATAGAGTACCTGGCTACGAACCAGGCGGTCGGAGGTTCGAATCCTCCCGGACGCGCCATCTTCATAGAAAACCCGACCTTTGGTCGGGTTTTTCTTTTTCCCCCTTCCCTCTCTTCTTTATTTCTTCTTAATTAAGACACCCATCTTAAGCCCATCTTAGCTGAGCGCTTTCAATGAGCTCCGTAGCTCAGCTGACCGTCGAATCTCCATCGTCATTCTGATTCAACTCGAGCACAGGCTCCTGTCGCGCTGTCAGTGGGGCCACGTTGTGGGAAAAGGCTGTCCTTAGCCTGGATGGGAGGTGCGCAGAGCTCTGCACCGGCGTGCATGTGGCATTCGATCTCTGAAGGAAGCCTTTTAGGCTGCAAACAATCGTCTGGCGTTACCTGAGCCGCGTATTCGGATAAGACCGGCGTGGCTCTGACTTCGTCGAAGACTGGGCAATGTGCCAACTCGACAGCCGAACTGGTATTCAAAACCCTGGGTTAAGGTCAGCCAGTTTGCCATGGATATGCCTAAGCGTTGGGCGAGTGCAGGCGCTTGTTCTGGGATCCTGCCCGGTTTATCCATGCTCAGAGCGCGCCCGGTATGCTCGACTAACTCTAAATAGTCATTGAGATGGCATGGCAATGCCGCTTCGTTATCGTGCTCACTGGATCTGAATGGTTTTAATGCAAAGGGCTGAAGGCCTTTTAATGCGGCCTTGATGCGCAACCGGATGCTGGTGTGCTCTGACGTTTCGGGTGTTTTGGCGATATCGGCTCGGATGGGGTTGAGGTCCACGTAGGCCATACAGGACAGAAGAGCTTGTTCGTCCAATAGTGCCTGGGATTTAAACCGCCCTTCCCAGAACCGGCCTGTGCATCCATCCTCCCGATTTGCCATCCGGGCGATTGGCTCATTCAGGGCCCGCATAAACCAACTGATGTCCGTGAGTCTTTGTCTGTAGGTCTCGGCTTGCAGTTCGGCCTTAAGGCGCTCCGCTTTGGGCATCGGCTCGCGCTCATCAGTCTGACAGTAGCGTTGCGTCAGCGGCGTTCCACTGAAGAGCGTATACCAGCGCTTAAGCACCGTCATGGTATCCCAATCTTCAGCCTGTTCTGGGTCTACGCACAGCACCACGTGGGTATGGTTACTCATCACCGCATAAGCGCAAACACTGATGGCAAATGTTTTGGCTAAGAAAAGCAGTCGTTTTTCGACCCACAAACGGCGGTGCTCATAGCTCTTGCCCGTGTACAGGTCGGTGCCGCAGAGAAAGCTTCGGCGTACGCAGCGGCTGATGCAGTGGTAATAGCGGGTTTCCTGCAGGCTGACTTGGTTTCGACGAGGCTGTGCCATAAGTGTGCCCTGGGCTGTGTTGAGTTACTCCTTAACCTACCTGCATGAAAAGGCTGCGAGTCATAAGTTCGAGTTAATTGGGATTAAAGGTGGGTGTCTTGGTTGGGAGGGCAGAGGATTTGGTATTGATGTTTGGTCATACCAATTGGGTTAGGTTTCTTTTGGGTCTGTAATTAACTGATTTGACTATGTCGAATTGGTATAACCAAAGTACGAGGTGGGGGCCGGGCTTTGACATGCTTATGCGTTGCGTGTGAATATCGATGCCCTCGTGAGTGATTTGTTATGGAGTGGCAATGGAATCTTTGGCACCTCTACTCAGCCAGGCCGCGCAGTTGATGCTGATGGGCATGGTTCTGGTGTTTGGCTTTCTCGGTAGCCTGGTTGTGGCTTTGAAACTGCTGGCGCGTGCCTATGCACCTGAGCCGGTTGCGCCACAATTGCCGGTAGACAGCGAATCCGTTGACCCCGCCGTAGTCGCGGCCATCAGCGCGGCCATCCACGCCCATCGCCGCGCCCAGTAATCGATAAGGAGATCCCCATGACGGCAACCCCCCTGGCCCTGACTGACGTGGTGCTGCGTGATGCGCACCAATCCCTGCTGGCCACCCGACTGCGTCTGGACGATATGCTGCCAGCCGCTGAACAGCTCGACCGTGTTGGTTATTGGTCCCTGGAAAGTTGGGGCGGCGCCACCTTTGACGCCTGCATCCGCTATTTGGGTGAAGATCCCTGGTACCGCATCCGGGCGCTGAAAGAGGCGATGCCCAATACTCCGCAGCAGATGTTGCTGCGGGGCCAGAACCTGCTGGGTTATCGCCATTATGCCGATGACGTGGTGGAAGCTTTTGTTCAGCGCGCTTATGCCAGTGGTGTTGAAGTGTTTCGCATCTTTGATGCCCTTAACGACACCCGAAACCTGGAAACCGCCATACGGGCAGTGAATGCCGCCGGCGGCCATGCTCAGGGGACACTCTCCTACACGACTTCCCCGGTACACACTCTGGAGAGTTGGGTTGAACTGGCCAAAGAGCAGGCGGCACTGGGCTGCCAGTCCTTGTGTATCAAGGATATGGCGGGGTTGCTGACGCCAACGGCTGCCTTTGAACTCATCACCACCCTGAAGAGTGAGGTGGGCCTGCCCATCGCCATGCAGTGTCACGCCACCACCGGACTCTCGACAGCCACCTACCAGAAAGCGATCGAAGCCGGTATTGATGTTCTCGACACCGCCATCTCCTCAATGAGCATGACCTACGGCCACACCGCGACGGAGACCGTCATGGCCATGGTGGCGGGCACCGACCGCGATACCGGTCTCGACCCGGCCCAGCTGGCACCTATCGCTCAGCACTTCCGTCAGGTGCGGAGTCGCTATGCCGAATTTGAAGGCAGTTTGCGCGGGGTTGATGCCCGCATTCTGACCGCGCAGGTGCCCGGTGGCATGCTCACCAATATGGAGAATCAGCTGAAAGAGCAGGGGGCGCTCGATCGTCTCGATGAGGTGCTGGAGGAGATCCCGCGGGTTCGCGAAGAGCTTGGCTTCCTGCCGCTGGTGACACCGACCTCTCAGATCGTGGGGACTCAGGCGGTGCTCAACATTCTCACCGGTGAGCGCTATAAGAGCATCACTAAGGAGACCCAGGGCGTCTTGCGCGGCGAATATGGCCGTACCCCCGCTCCGGTGGATGCTGAACTGCAGGCCCGGGTGCTGGATGGGCAGGCACCGGTGACCGGCCGCCCGGCCGATGACCTGGCCCCGGAGCTGAACCGTCTGACCGAAACCGTCACCCAGCTGGCCCAGAGTGATGGCTTTACCCTGGCCGACTCCGCCATCGATGACGTGCTGACCTATGCGCTGTTCCCGCAGATTGGTCGCAAGTTCCTGATGAACCGTGGCAATCCCGATGCCTTCGAACCGGCGCCGGGCCAGGCTAAGGCAGCCAAGCCTGTCGCCACTGAAGCACCGGTTCAGCCGGCTTCCCGTGGCCCTGCCACCTATCAGGTGCGGGTCGACGGCCGCAGCTATTCCGTGGAAGTGAGTGAAGGTGGCGAGATTGGCCAGATCCAGCCTCAGCCTGCGGCATCGGCAACGCCCACACAACCGACTCCGGCCCCTGTCGCCAGCGTGGTGAGCGCGCCGCTGGCCGGTAACGTGTTTAAAGTGCTGATTGGCCCCGGCCAGACCGTCGCCGAAGGGGATGTGGTGCTGGTGATGGAAGCGATGAAGATGGAAACCGAGATCCGCGCCAGCAGTGCCGGCCAGGTGCAGCAGCTGCATGTGCGCGAAGGCGATGCCGTGTCTGTCGGTGACCCTCTGGTCAGTCTCAGCTAAGGAGTGAATGTGGAAGGTATCATCGCATTCTGGCAGCAAACCGGGCTGGCCAATCTGACCCTGGGGCAGGGCGTAATGATGGCGGTGGGGGCCGGGTTGTTGTACCTGGCGATCTCACGCCGCTTCGAGCCCCTGCTGCTGTTGCCCATCGGCTTCGGCGCCATTTTGGCGAACATCCCCGGTGGCGGATTCAACGAGCCGGGCGGGCTGCTTTATTACGCTTACCATGTGGGCATTGAGAGCGGCGTGTTTCCGCTGCTGATCTTTTTGGGCGTCGGCGCCATGACCGACTTTGGCGCGCTGATCGCCAACCCCCGGACGCTGTTCCTGGGCGCCGCGGCGCAGTTTGGTATCTTCGCCACCCTGCTGGGAGCCATCGCCCTCAATCTGGTGCCGGGTTTCTCCTTTACGCTGGAGGATGCCGCCGCCATTGCCATTATTGGTGGTGCCGATGGCCCAACCGCCATCTTCCTGGCGTCACGGCTCGCCCCGGACCTGCTGGGCGCCATTGCGGTCGCGGCCTACTCCTACATGGCACTGGTACCGTTGATCCAGCCGCCGATCATGAAGGCGCTGACCACCGAGCAGGAGCGCCGCATCGAGATGGCTCAGCTGCGTGAAGTGAGCCAGCGCGAGAAGATCCTGTTTCCGCTGCTGGTGCTGGGGCTAACCATCCTGGTGCTGCCGCCGGCCACACCATTGGTGGGGATGTTCTGTTTGGGCAACCTGATGAAAGAGGCCGGGGTGGTGGATCGCCTCTCCTCTACCGCCCAGAACGAGCTGATCAACATCGTCACCATCTTTCTGGGCTTGGCGGTGGGCTCCAAGTTGTCGGCGGACAAGTTTCTGACCGTCAACACTCTGGGGATTCTGTTGCTGGGGGCGGTGGCCTTTGCCGTGGGAACCGCTGCAGGGGTGCTGCTGGCTAAGCTGATGTGTCGCTGGAGTGGTGGAAAGATCAATCCGCTTATTGGCGCGGCTGGGGTTTCTGCGGTGCCGATGGCGGCGCGGGTGGTTAACAAGGTCGGGCTGGAAGCCAACCCCCACAATTTCCTGTTGATGCACGCCATGGGGCCCAACGTCGCTGGGGTACTGGGCAGTGCTGTCGCTGCAGGGGTTTTGCTGGCTGTTCTGGGCTAACCCCAGTTCACATATTCTGGGCGTTGGTGATCCACAACAGCAGACTCATCACGCCCAGCAGTCCCCCGGAGAACACCAGGATATAGATAAAACCTTTTTGACCCTGCTTTAGGCTATAGCCGTTGACCTGTAGGTAGACGTACCACAGCAGGCATAGCACCATCGGGATAAGAAACATGCGGGTAATCATCGGCGCTTACCTCTCCCTTTTTTCTCAGCTTATCATTCACCTTGCGTTGTTGTCAGGGAATGTAAAACCCCGGTAAACAACTGTTGTGATGTGAGCGGTGTCACGATTTGCTCATCGGTGAGTCAGTAGCATGGCGCCAATTTGTCTGTTGGAGCCGGCCATGCGCCTCGCTGTATTACTGCTGTTATTGCCTTGTCAGGCTTGGGCGCTGTTTGGATTCAGTCTGCCGGAATGGCTCGATAAAGAGAGCCGCCAACTGGCTCAGGAACTGAACCGAGGCG containing:
- a CDS encoding sodium ion-translocating decarboxylase subunit beta encodes the protein MEGIIAFWQQTGLANLTLGQGVMMAVGAGLLYLAISRRFEPLLLLPIGFGAILANIPGGGFNEPGGLLYYAYHVGIESGVFPLLIFLGVGAMTDFGALIANPRTLFLGAAAQFGIFATLLGAIALNLVPGFSFTLEDAAAIAIIGGADGPTAIFLASRLAPDLLGAIAVAAYSYMALVPLIQPPIMKALTTEQERRIEMAQLREVSQREKILFPLLVLGLTILVLPPATPLVGMFCLGNLMKEAGVVDRLSSTAQNELINIVTIFLGLAVGSKLSADKFLTVNTLGILLLGAVAFAVGTAAGVLLAKLMCRWSGGKINPLIGAAGVSAVPMAARVVNKVGLEANPHNFLLMHAMGPNVAGVLGSAVAAGVLLAVLG
- the oadA gene encoding sodium-extruding oxaloacetate decarboxylase subunit alpha, which produces MTATPLALTDVVLRDAHQSLLATRLRLDDMLPAAEQLDRVGYWSLESWGGATFDACIRYLGEDPWYRIRALKEAMPNTPQQMLLRGQNLLGYRHYADDVVEAFVQRAYASGVEVFRIFDALNDTRNLETAIRAVNAAGGHAQGTLSYTTSPVHTLESWVELAKEQAALGCQSLCIKDMAGLLTPTAAFELITTLKSEVGLPIAMQCHATTGLSTATYQKAIEAGIDVLDTAISSMSMTYGHTATETVMAMVAGTDRDTGLDPAQLAPIAQHFRQVRSRYAEFEGSLRGVDARILTAQVPGGMLTNMENQLKEQGALDRLDEVLEEIPRVREELGFLPLVTPTSQIVGTQAVLNILTGERYKSITKETQGVLRGEYGRTPAPVDAELQARVLDGQAPVTGRPADDLAPELNRLTETVTQLAQSDGFTLADSAIDDVLTYALFPQIGRKFLMNRGNPDAFEPAPGQAKAAKPVATEAPVQPASRGPATYQVRVDGRSYSVEVSEGGEIGQIQPQPAASATPTQPTPAPVASVVSAPLAGNVFKVLIGPGQTVAEGDVVLVMEAMKMETEIRASSAGQVQQLHVREGDAVSVGDPLVSLS